The genomic segment GATGAAAGTGCGTTACAGCTCATAAccaaataaaaaatacaaaattcGCTTAAAGAAGCTGAAGAACCTCAGGATAGTAGTTGCTATCTATTTTCTGCATGCGCAATACTAGATCGTTTGCTACCTTGCCAAAACTCATCCAGTTCTACATTCAATGAATAAGCACAAATATTCAAAACAAACGTCTTGCATGGACAGAAGAAATTGGAGCATAATAATCATGTACTGAAACAACATGAACTTTGTATCTTGATTTGAACAGACCAGACCATGCACATCCAAAATTGTTGTTGTTGAATCAATATGGCGCTTTGCTGTAATCGAGCAAGCAGGAAACTTATCCCCAAAAGCTTTTTCAAAACCTTGAATGTGATATTTTAAGAACCTATCCACAGTGGTGACACTCATAAGCTTGCTAGGGTCAATTTTGCCAAGTCTTTCAATGTATATCGGGCGCCCTCCTTTATCTACTCCATGATATCCATGAGGATAATGCCGCTGGACTTCTTCGTATTCATCATAAACAAAATCCTAAACATTGACAATTGTCATGGTATAGGTGCAAGTGAGAATTAGAACCATATGAATAGCAAGCAGAAATAGATCTCGtcaataaaaaacaaaattattattttaaaaacccaAAGAGCCTTGCTGTTTGACCTTCTAAACAAAATTAGAAAGAAATCCCTAAATTAGAGAAAATGCCGTAAAAATGTTGGTTAATATCtacagaaaataggaaaaagcTTTTAACGTGAATATTGTTCATAACCAATGGGAAACTAAATGACCGCACAGATGAATACCAATTTACATTATAATTTGCCAGCGGGTTATTCAAACACTTCCCCCAGAAAATGAAAATATGTGGAAGAAATAGTAACAGATTTTTTTACAACAACCAACCAAGCAAATACAGAACCAGCTTCCTAAATTATGTTCCTAGTTATATAAACAAATTATTGTGACACATACATCAAAGTTGTTATCCtataagaaaaggaaaatgaaggATTAAAGTACAAATAATATGATGGCATAAATTACCTGAATAATAGAGTCTACACCGAACTCTTTCCTCCAGTTCAGCATTTCCTCCCACATGTGAACTGTTTTATCATGGTCAAACTTCCTCGCTTTGAGAAATCTGCAACAGTATACGTTTTTCCAATTTAaggaaaaagaaatatttttttagaagcATGGATTGTTTTGATCACATTTCTAACCGACTATGATAGCCGATAAAGAAAAAAAGGGCCTACAAGAACTTAGAAGCAGAACCGCAGAAGTATCTTTGAGCTTAATCAAACATATTATGTATATATGAATACAATGCATCGATATAGGTAAAAGCCCAATACTATCATAAAAGATATAATATCAAAAgtgtttaataaaatatattttatgtgtCGTTTTAAAAGTCCAATGTCATGCATTTCTTTGCATATAAAAGAAGAGAGGCAGAGATCACAGTTTActgaaaaaaagaaagaaaaaatctCCAGGTGAGTTTTTTCTTGTGTAGAAACACAATGACTCATGTTAAAATGTCAAGAAACCTAATAAGCAACACGAAAAGAGAAAATCACCCATAACCACAACGAACTCGACGGATCAGAAGACGTAGATTCTAAACCAAGAAGATTTATGATTTTGACATTTAAATTGAAGAATCAATCATTCAACAATTATAATAATGAGAGTAAATCCATTCTTAAAAAAGTAGTagagataataataataacaacttCATTATTTCTGCATTTTATTTTGGATTGGTAACATTGATAATGTTTTAGTTCGACAGGAACAAAACAGGGTAGGAAGGAGTACTTAGGCCATTGGTCTTTCATCGGAAGAATGGTCTCGAATTCCTAAAGATGTTTCAGAAACTTCTGAAGACTTGTGACAGCAGACCAGATTTGAAAAAAACATCAATAAATTTGGAGACAAGTTTTCTTAATTGTTACAAGTTATTCCATTTATGTGACATGATAAACCAGAAGACAATAGAAGTTTATTTCATCAAGAAGCAAATTGAACCAAACAAAATTTCTGTCAATGTAGGGCAGCTgtataaaaatttaaagattCAATGTAGATGACGACCTCAACAAAGTATGATAATCATCGTGACGAACTGGAAGTAAGTCTTTTTCAGTCAAATCATTACGAAAAGCATCAACTGCCTTTTCTTCCACTTCATCTAGAAACTCTTCGGTAGAAATTGACGCAAATCTGCAATGCACAAGCCGCTTGCTGTGTTTCTTTAAAGTATGTGTGATTCTAGTCGAAGCACTAATTGCTTTTTTCCTTAAAGATCTCATCCGACGCCTTCTTTTCTCATCTGCAAACATGATCTCATGATCTGATCTTTTTCCttcctcatcttcatgaacagGAACTATTTCTACACATGAAAATTCTAAACAATCGACTAATTGAGTGAACAAAATCTACGAGCGATCAATAGCCAAACTTTTGGACTTGAAATCACAATTACCTGACATTCTTCAACCAATCACAGTTCAATCCCAGCAAATATACAGCATCAATCTAACAAGTAAAGGCCGTCAATTTTGCAATAAGAATTGGAGCAAAGGTATTACAGCGCAGAATTATAAAAATCCAATAAAGTAATAACTGAAGAACAGATATGGTAAACCAAAGGGAATAAAGAAACTCTGAACCACCGATTCCGTAAATCTCCATATTCATACTTGAGGTCGCCTGCCGTCGAAACAGGTCAAAATGGACTCAAAATGGCGTTAAAGCCAATAAAAAGCGACAAAAATCAGCACACTCTAGTACTCTACACCTCGACATTTTCAAAAAACTGAAGTTAATCTCGGATGCTAACGAGGCAagtaataaacataaatataaacCAACAAGAAAAAAACAAGATTCTGAATCACTTAATTCGGAGATATAAAGCATCAACAGTCTATATATACGTACACAAACACATATGTATAATCAAACAGCAGTTACCTTCCAGCTATCAGCATTCAAACACCGACGATGATCGGTAAAGCGTGATCACTCCTCCCTCCTCGCCGATGCATAAATACGCATTAAAGCCATATATTGGTACATGAATCCGCTTGTTTATCTTCTACGAGCACGAATCTCGTGAAAGCAAATCGTGAATAACATCACTGTTACATATAAATGTTCGTAGTATCTATAGGTAGAACAGAACTGTATCGAAAAGGTATATTTCTGGTATGAGAGAGCACAGAAACGATGTCGCTTTCAAGAAGTAGGATCGACGTACAGCGACGGAGGAGCTGGAGAATGTACGCCCGGGTTGCTTTCTTGACGCCGGCGCTAGTGCGATTTTTGGCTTTTCAATTAAACAAAGTTTTTAATGACAAATGACATGATAAACCACATTTAATTAGATTTTGATTTGGATTGCGGGGTAGGTATCGGCCAAATTTaacatcatttttttaaaaaaatccaagTTAACATAATTAGTATTACATATGTGTATATTTTTTctcccaaaaaaaaataaataaatagccGCCCTAGTTtatattttaatcataaaaacttGTCTTAGACGGTCTTACGGGTTGTCGTATTtggtgagacggatctcttaattggatcatctatgaaaaaatattactttttatgctaagagtattacattttattgtgaatatcggtatggttgacacgtctcacagataaagattcgtgacaccgtctcataagaaacctattatattttaatatacgGGGAAgagctaatttttttaaaataacaaacatTGTTAGTTCATTCGAGTCGGTGCATTCTGCGTGCGAGTTTTATTTATTAGTTTTCACGCAATAAGTTGGTTTTTTTGTTGTGGAATTATTATATTAAGTATTTTTTCTATCATAAAACAGTTGTCTGATTTTTCCAATATATCCAAATTACGAGAATATATTATATCGAAATTTTTATAGATCCAGAATCCGTTTTAAACTGTTTTAACTAATAAATTTGTAATAACATGTGAGCCTGATCTTGAAACAATCAATGTGATCGATCTCATGTGACAACACACGAGCGGTGGGTCGAATTTTCCTACGCATATCATCCCTCTTGAACTTTATTGACTGCTTGcacaattttttgttttttgaaagAAGCTTACGCAAGTTTTAACACGTTGGATATTTATTTACCAGATGAAATTAATTATTGCCAAAATAATTAAGACGTTAATGAATGGAGTGTTTCtctctttatattttaataagaAAGTTGAATTTTGTTAGCAAATTAATCTTCATATGATTAAAGATACattttaagatcatgactatTTCAacaaatacataattttttaatatttcttccaaaaatGGAATTGAATAGACTACAATTGAGTATATAATTGGAgaacattattttaatttaaatagagcaaaaccaacaaaaatcaattatttgaaCTTCGAAGTATGAATtccttaattaataaatttatttactacttTTCCTGGTTTTCTTCCACAGATTGATGAAATAACcacacaaatctttatcttttAACCCaaattggaaaataatatttatattatctCACATtcgtatatttatttaaatcaatAAGAGTTGTTTGGACaagtatttattattatataatgtttttatacaagttttttttttccaaaatttcaataaaagatttaaaacgTTTTTAAGACTAAATATGTGTTTGAAAAAGTATTATATAAAAACtttttttgaagtttttttattattctaaaaatatcaaaaaataaatctcacttgtttttaattttttttaagaactcGTTTGTTTTTATAAAACTTTTGGAgaatagttttttaaaaaaattttgcatgatttttttttcaaaaatcttgtcaaaatacataatttaactttttttgtcattattaacaaaattatttaattaaaaatttaatattttgtatatctataaatcatttttcatgTATATCGTGTATAAACAATTGTgagtattaattatttttaaaaaaaataaaaagtaaaacagtttattttaaatataaaataatattaattttaactaTCAAATCCAATTCTTAAATAACAATAGTCAAAAAACATAACGGAATTCTAAATCCACGTAATCCAAAtccaatttcaaatatattttttattcttcAAATATAATGTTAATTGAAATGACATTCATTTATTGGATCCgatgaaacataaaaaaaaattatatttgtatCGATGAGATGATATTTACCTATTGGATGAGACGAAACatagaaaaattatatattatatttgactGATTAGTGTAAAGCATAtcaaatttgttttttaaatttaaaaccaTCGATTCTCACCAACCGCACCTTTAGATTTCAAGCTTCTACTCACTCACTTTCACACCGCACGAACTACCAACAGTCGAAAATTAAGGCACTATTTTCACTATTATAATTATTAAGTAAATTTttagtgataaaaaaaaatagtacgCATACTCGTTATTTCATAATTTATATCAGTATAAAACAGATAAATTTTTTCTCTATTTTGTATATcgattaatttattatttaaaaatcatacaaattggaaattttatattttgtatatcgATTAATAATTTTTCCAGTCGTTGAAACAGAGCCTTCTTCCCTCAAATGGCGGCCAAGCCTTTTACTTTTTCGGAGGTTTCCGAGCACAACACCAACAAGGACTGTTGGCTCATCATTAATGGCAAGGTACGTACGTTTAATTTCACGGGTTGGGTTTTTGGTTGCTTTGTGTTCTGATTTACATGTTTTTCAGAAAATCCATGTCTGAAAATATATCCGAATTTCACAATATTTCCGACAGGTTTATGATGTGACCAAATTCTTGGAAGACCACTCCGGTGGTGATGAAGTTTTGTTGTCTTCAGTAGGTACATATTGTACTTTTAATAATCCGTTTTACGAAAAATTATAACTGACGCCGGAATGTTAGCCAAGATTTCAGGGATGTCGGTCACAGCAAAACACCGCCGAGGCAATGCTGCCGGAATTCTACGTAGGCGATGTTAATTTGTCGACGATTCCGAACAAGATCAACTACAGTCCTCCAAAGCAACCTCACTACAATCAGGACAAAACACCACAATTCATAGTGAAGCTGCTCCAATTCTTGGTTCCCTTTCCGATATTGGAATTGGCTTTTGGGTAGAAAAACTGGTGTAGCTCGGGTATTTTTCATGTTCGGATAGATAAATATTTGGTCATATCGAACCGGGTCTTAGATAGTAAATTCCTACGCACCCAATTGGGTAATTCGggtttatttttcattttaagaaaattaaattttatgtatagatgatattatatatttaattaaaataaaattgtgttATTTTACTTGATGATGGTAATATATCATTatcatatttgtttttttttagcGGAAGCCCGAAACTTTGAATAATCCAAATTTGAATAACCCAATTATTTGGGTTCGGGTATAGGAATATAAACCCGAACCCGAATAATCTTACTCGCCCCCCACCTCTCCTTTCGACATTGTTAATCTAGTTGTTGGGTCAACACTAGGCTCCGTTTCATGGCCCGACCCATTGACACGAGAAACGTATCATATTCAGTTCTACTTACCAGCCCGGGCGAATATAATCGGGCTTTTCCAATTGGGTTATTTTCCCCGAGCCGGATGTAACAACATAGTTTCTGTTTTTTAGGATGAGTTAAGACATTGTAGCTGGCACGAGCCATGTCTACATTACATTGTCCAAATCAGGGATAGCAAAAAACCTGAGTGGACAAATAAATTCGTTTTTATTTAGATTATTAGAGTGGTGgggttggttttttttttttccttcataTTTTCCTTTAACAAATGTTCAACATGTATCTCTCCCTTTTGGAGATGTTTAGATGTATATCTCTATACATATGATATCTGTGT from the Primulina tabacum isolate GXHZ01 chromosome 8, ASM2559414v2, whole genome shotgun sequence genome contains:
- the LOC142554335 gene encoding cytochrome b5, seed isoform-like, producing the protein MAAKPFTFSEVSEHNTNKDCWLIINGKVYDVTKFLEDHSGGDEVLLSSPRFQGCRSQQNTAEAMLPEFYVGDVNLSTIPNKINYSPPKQPHYNQDKTPQFIVKLLQFLVPFPILELAFG